The following nucleotide sequence is from Trichormus variabilis 0441.
GGAAGACCAAAAACTAATTTGTTTGTTAGAAAACTTTCTTACTATTGCACAAAATGATATGATTTTTCCTCAATGGTTATTGTCTGACTTAAGCGCAGATGAGGTAATTGCTAGAGTTCAAGATTTAACTGAACAAAGCAGATTAGCAGAAAATTTGAAGATATCATTAAATAAATTTATAACAAAATACAAAATGATGCAAGAATAAGAAAAGCCAAATCATCCATTTGCTTCAAAAACTACTTTAACTATCTGTAAAATAATCTGAATCAACTTTCTTGGCTTCATATACAGTAAATGGCGTAACACCAACATTATTTTCAATCATTAACTGAGTAAGCATTTCACCATCAATCAGAACAATCTTGCTGTCAATTCTTGAAACATAGTCTTTAGCTTCATTTGTAAATGTTGATGTTGTTATAAACATACCCTTTTTAGCTCGAAACCCTTGCAAAGCACCAGCAAACTTTTGAATTTCAGGACGGCCTACAGAATTTTCCCAGCGTTTAGCTTGTATGTAAATCACATCTAAGCCAAGACGGTCTTCATTGATGATGCCGTCAATTCCACCATCGCCACTACGCCCTACTGTTTTGCCTGCATCCTTGCGAGTACCGCCATAGCCCATTTTAACTAATAAATCGACTACCAGTTTTTCAAAGAAAGCAGGAGAAGAATTTTTAATTATCTGTAGTAAATCTGATGCTAATTCTTTTGTCAGCTTTTGAATGGCAAGCTCTACATCTTCTTCTGGTGTGCGAGTTGTATTTATTTCATTCCCACTACCATTAGATGCGCTTTCCTCTGATTGTTGAGTATAGTTTTGAAATTCTAGAAATTCTGGAAATTGTCTTAAAAATTTAGCATTAATCTCAACAGGATTAGTTTTAATAGTATCAATTCCTTTATCAGTTATGCGGAAATAACCTCGTTTAGTTGACTCCACTAATCCAGCTTTTTTTAAATAAGTACGTGCCCACCCTACACGATTATTAAAAGTTGGTTGACGGCCACTAGGCAAGAGTTCTTTTCGTTCATCTTCAGTTAATTGGAAGTTATCTGCTAAAGCATCAATTGTTTCCTGTAGTGAGTGTTCCTTCTGGTCGGTGGTAAATTTGAGTAACGGTAGCATTATCGCTTGGTAGTCAGGGATGGGCATACAGGCTTGTCAGTGGGAGTAAAATCTTACTGGAGGATAGCAATTTATACTTAACGTCTTATGTGAGTTGGAGTCTGGAAAGGCGTAAATACGTCAACATAGCTAAACATCTTGGCTAAACCACAGCCTGAAACCCTTGCTATCGGTAGGGCATTTTTAATTCACATAAGGCGTACTTAAGTTGGCAACAGACTTTAAGGCTTTCTGTCTACACAAACCAACAAGCTTATAAATGAATGATCAATTAAGGTTATCGCTCTTAGCAGAAGACCCGACCCTAGCGTATAGTGAGCCAAAAAGAACTATATGCGATCGCTGCTTGATCCGATGGAAAAATCACTACAGCCAAGTTAACAGGAGGTTCAGTTCGTATTGCAGCAGTTGAGGGAAATACCTTGTACTCCGCAGTTTCGGTTAAACGGGGAGATATTCAGCGTACAGTCAAGCGGTATTGGGAGAACGTGCCGGGGGCGATTGCTTATCTCAAGGAGGCCGTGCGGACTTGGAAAGGGATTAAGTCACCGGAGGCTGTGTTTGTGGCTGCTTGCAAAGAAGGGAGGAAGCCGGAAGTACAGCAGGCTAAGTCTGGTGTAGTTGCTTGGTTCGAGTGGGCAAGGAAAAACAGGATTGTGATTGCGATGTCGGGGGACACTGTGTACACGCCGGATGGTGAGGCGGTGGCGTTGGCGGAGATGATGCGGCGGTGTCCGGTGATTGAAGATAGCGGAACAATGGCGCGAAAATCCTGGGGATGATCTGCTGATGGAATGTTGGGCTGATGATCCGGCCTTGCAGATTGTAATTAAGGGATTGGTGCGAAAGTGTCCGAAGTGGGCTTATCTTGTTGTGAATGGTAAGTTGATTAAGTGGGACAAAGGGTAAAACAATAAACCAATAACGGATGCGATGGCGTTCTGCTCACCGTAAATGATTGCCGCAGATTGTTAATATAGTTGTGCTACCGAAAACGCATCTAAATTGTTTTCTAGCGATAGTATTTTTAATATTTCTTTACTTAAAGATTTACAAAAAATTCTTTTAAATCAAACATTTTTGTGCATTATCATATTATTTACTGTGATAATTAAAATTTAGGTAAAAATTACTAATTTTATATAGACAATTAACCGTAAACTTCATGAGATGTTGTACTGTGAAAAACAGCAAGCGGATGCTTAAGAACATCTTTTAAAGGTTCCCTATTTTTGAAATAAGAGAAACGATATTAGCAATAGTTTTCTCCAGAGAAAGATATAATCAATCATTCCTTAGCAACTCAATAAAGGTGCTGTTTGATTATCTTGTTGGTAATACGTCACCAGTTAAAGCTTTGGCTATAGCATCAGTTAAATAAAACTTGCTGTCACTTTTTAAGTAACTAATTAAAAGGCTGATAGCTTAGTTTATCTACTTGAAAAATCCATTTTGAGTGCATTGTCACTGAATGGATCATATCTACATGAATGCAAACTTGAAAGCGATCGCATACTGTATCGCCTGACCCACTACGCAGAACTCATTTAATTAGATAAAAATGAAAAATCTGAAAAATATTAACAATTGTCTTGCAGCTACACTTGGTATAGCCATTTTTAGTTGGATAGGATGCCAGACTCAAAGCGCATTAGCTATAGATGTCAGAACTTCTGGTAATGTGATTAAAAACCTATCTAATCAACAAGCTTGTGATGTTAATATCGGTTTTAGGATACCAGGTCTTTTTGAAAAAATACTCGGAGGAAATATCAACATTAAGGGACTAGACCCTATAGCAATAGTTAATGAGGGGTTAAGCTCATTTGATCAAGATATTTTTTTCATAAAGAATGGCAAATTCCTTTGCTTCGATCCTTCAGAACCTATTTTTGTCGATATTTTGGTTAACTCTAAAAAGAAAAACGCAATTAAATGGTTGACTGAAAAAGTTTTTTTAACTGGGGCGGGAGGAAAAAATAACCCGTTGCAATCTGAATTAGGTCTAGCAGGATTTGTAGTAGAAAATAAAGTAAGTAATACAAGGAGCCTTAATAGAGATATTCTTGATGATATAACAACTTATACTTTTAGCAACGATGGAAATGTTAATTTATTTATAGATAAAATTACTCTTGGCTTAAGCCCTAATTTGATTGAGCCTGAATTATTTTCACAGAGTATACTCAGCGAAATCAATGTGTTTAATAATAATGACTTAGGATGGAGTTTACAACCAGGAGAAACAGTTACTATTGATTTACCCTTTGATATTCCAGGTGCTTCATATCTAATTGCTAATATCGAAGGAATAGGTAATCCTGGAGATAATGAATTTCCAGTTAACTTCTTACAACAACATGAAGAACCTATTCCCGAACCCTCTTCCCTACTTGGTCTTTTAGCTCTTGGTACGATAGGCACAGCATCAACCCTCAATCGCAAATTCAAGCGCTCTAAATCCACCAGTAGAAAACTAGAAAAATCTCCTAACCTTCTACTGTAAACTTTCTAATTCCAACAACTGCGATGATCTCCGGTCGGACGGAGCATTGTCGCAACCAATCTCTCAGAAACACTTAAGCTGATCTGCTACTTTCGCCAGTCATGACAGCAGAGGTAATTAAAGAACCAGTCCAGCAGTTAAAATCTGTGATGCCGTTAAATCCAGCATTGGAAAAGTTGCTGACCTAATCATGTCTGTTCCCTGAAACACTGACTCTTCATATAGTCCATCAACCAAAGTCAATAAAGTAATTCGGGCTTTTTCGGCATCAACAATCCAATACTCAGGAATCCCCCTGGCAGCGTATTCAGAACGCTTATAACGGTAATCTCTATCTTCATTTACCTTTCCTGGTGAGACAACCTCAACTACCATTGCGGGGGAAGGCATATCTGGAGTGATAGTTGCTCGTCTTCCCGCGATCGCCTCAAATAATTCTTGTGTCAATATCATCAAATCAGGGAGTCGCACACGAGTTCGATTGCCAATGACTACCAGTTCTGTATCTTTATGGCGGATGAGTTGAATGGGGATAAACTTGAGAAACTGCGACAGGAGATAAAGAGAAATTAAATTATTCCTATCGCTTTCTGGTGGCATTTCAACCAATTCTCCATCCACAAGTTCGTACTTGGTATCTGTGCCATCATCATAGGACAGGTACTCATTAAGGGTAAATTTTCTGACTGCTGTGGTCATAACCCCTTTTTTTACACTTTCAAATGTAAATTCTAGCAAATTTTAGCTTGTGAACGGCTGTATCTCTTAATTGGCCTTCACCTCAACAAAAGGCTCAATACACGCCGGATGGGGAAGCTATGGGATTGCAGGAGATGATGTGGCGGTATCCGGTGGGTGGTGAACAAGGTTACTAAGCTCGTAGATTTATTGTGGGGATACACCCCAAATCTTAACACTGCCATCTTGTCCAGTACTAGCAAGTGTTTTGCCATCAGGATTGAAAGCCACAGACCAAACTTGTTCTTTGTGTGCTGTAAAAGTGTTGATTTCTTTACCAGTAGTAGCATTCCACAATTTGACAGTGCCATCAGAGCTACCACTAGCCAGTAATGTTCTATCTGGGCTAAAGGCAACAGTTCTGACTTGACCTTTATGACCAGTTAAAGTGTGAATGAGTTTACCATCATTAATATTCCACAGCTTAATTGCATTATCCCGAATGCCAGTAGCTAGGGTGTTTCCATCTGGGCTGATAGCGACAGCATTAATTGATGATTTCGCCTCGAAACTACCTGTTCGTTTACTAGTTTTCAGATTCCAAGACTGGAGCAGAGAACCAGAACCACTTGTAGCAAATAAGGTCTGACCATCCAGGCTAAAAGTGGCTGGTTGAGTTTTGAAGTTCTCAAATCCTTTTTGATAAGCGTCAGGGTCATCCTTTATGCGGATGATTTCTCCAGTACGCCAATTCCACAGCCTGATGATAGATCCGAGATCAAGATTACTAACCAGAGTTTGTCCATCTGGACTAAAGACTACACCAAGCACTGGTTCTGAGTGTTGGAGTGTACGGATGAGTTTCCCTGTTTGAACATCCCACAAATTCAGGCTGCCGTCCTGAGAACCACTAGCGAGAATCTGACCATCTGGGCTAAAGCCGACAGTAAAAGCTTGTCCTGATAAAGTACGCAATAGTTTACCCGTGTTAGGATTCCAAAGCTTAATGCTTTTAGCACCAGCACTAGCAAGAATTGTTCCCACAGAGCTTGGAGAATACGCAACCGAATAACCTGAATCAGACCGTGCTGATAAAGTACGGACTAATTGGCTATCTTTTGGCGACTGAGCAATTAAATCCTGAGTGTTGGGAGTCTGTGTAGTGCAACCGCAAACAGCAATAGTGATTACTGTTGGGGCTATTAGGTAATTCCACAAAATACGGTTGAGAGTCATAGCCGGGGAATCCCTTAAGCTTACTATCTGACTCGACTCATTAAACTACGAGCTGTTCCATTAGCAACCTCAGTTATTAATTAGTCGCATATTCCAGCACTCGTTCCCATTCCCAACGCCATGCAGTCTCTAAAGTAATTTCTTTGCCGTTGGTGAACTTGATAAATTCTGTGCCGTCATCATAAAACACATCTGCAACAAGTTGATTACGTAAATCGTACCCCCATAATTTAGCGGCGGCATTCCACCACCTTTGTCCAGGTGATTCTAAGCTTGGTAGTTCCAGGTAGTCATCAGACCATGCCATCGGCTTCCATTGTTCCTGTAAAGCACGAATCAAAATTGCGTTTGGGTAAACTTGTTTTTCATTCTTTTGCAACCACAGCGCATAGTCGATGGTGCTTCTAAACGCATCTTCTAGCCCACAAGTGCAACCTTCTAGGGCTTCACTAACTTGCTCAAGAGAAAAGTTTACACCAATGGTAACTAATGCCCGTTCATATTTCTTGAATATCTCGTATTCTACTGAATCCCGTTCCCAAAACCAAAAACTGGACATATCTGCAAAAAACATTTGGCAGTTTCAATTGATTCGATTGTAGCAAGTGCCTTGTTCAGTGAAGTGAACTATGGCGATCGCCTTCTTATGATCGCCATTGCCATCGCAACAGTATTTGAATTGCCTTGATGAATGCGGTAAGCTTTTGTAGTGATTCAGCCATTTACCAGCTTCCTCAGTTGCAAGAACACTGTTATGAGTCAGGATCTTTATCCAAACAACTGGAAAGAAATAGCCACAGCTTTGAAAGCGGCCTCTAACTGGCGCTGTGCCAAATGCGGTAGAGTGTGCTTGCGTCCAGGGGAAAAACCCGATAATTTAACGTTTTCTGAACGCAAAGCCCATACGTTACAAGTACATCATTGGAACAGAGACCCGTCTGATAATCGCTTAGAAAACTTAGTTTGTCTATGTAGTGGCTGTCACTTGTCCTACCACTGTTTTAGTAGAGGCAACGTTTCTCCTGGGCAGTTGTCACTGTTTGCAGAGCAGAAAGTTAGCTAGAACTTAACTTTATTTTGCGGTGATATAAAAATAATCAATAAAGACGATGAGCGAATATCAGTATTACGAATTTCAAGCATTAGATCGTCCATTAACTACATCAGAGCAAACGTATATTAGTAGTCTCTCTAGCCGTGTACAACTAACATCAAGAAGTGCAATTTTCACTTACAGTTATGGTGACTTTAGAGGTGAACCCAAGGAGCTTTTAGAAAAGTGCTTTGACGTTATGTTATATATGGCAAATTGGGGTACTAGACAATTAGTATTTCGGCTGCCAAAATCGGTGATTGATTCATCAGTTTTTGCTCCTTACTGTTTACCTGAGCAAATTACAGTATCTACAACCTCAAGCTATGTAATTTTAGATATTAATATTGATGATGAAGAATATCGGACTTGGATAGAAGGTGAAGGTTGCTTAAGTAAGTTCTTACAGATTCGAGACGACATTTTGCAGGGAGATTTAAGAGCTTTATATCTTGCGTGGTTAAAAGCTACTTCTATATCCATCACTGAGGAAGAAGAAGATTTGCTGGAACCACCTGTTCCGGCAAATTTAAAAAAACTACCAGTCTATCTAGAGGATTTTATAGAATTTTTTGATATCGATCAGGATCTCATAACATCCGCAACTGAGCTAAGTGTTTCTCAAAAATCTGAAGTTGAACCAATAGAAGAATGGATTCAAGCTTTATCATCTTCAGAAAAAAATGAATTTCTCCTCAAAATAGTCAAGGATGAACCTAATGTTAAGCTGAAGCTGATAAAAAGATTAAGGGAAATATTTAAGTCTTCAAAAAATTCTAGTTATGATAATATTCCTAGACGCTCTGTAACTGAATTATTAAAAGGTGCTAAAGAGCAAAATAAACACCGTACTAAGCAGGAATTGCTAATAGCACAACAAGAGAAAGTACGTAAGTTAGAATCACTGGCTTTAAAAGAAGATAAGGTGTGGTTGGAGGTATATAGATTAATAGAACTGAAGCAATCTAAACCTTACGAGCAAGCAGTTGCATATCTCATTGACTTACGAGATTTGGCGGAATATCAAGGGTCATTAGAGGAATTTAAAGCTAGTATTCAACAAATACAGAAGGACTACAGCACTCGTTCAGGGTTACTCTCCCGGCTTAAGAAAGCTGGATTGACTAAACTTTGATATTCAACAGCCAAGTTGTCTATAGAAAAGAAAATTAGAGAAATTTAGAACTTTTTGGGACAAGGTTCAATTTTGCGGGTCAATCCTTGTTAGCTGTACCAAAATAGCCCCAAGCTGGTTTAAGGCAGCATTAGTAGTTCGCTGGTGTTCTTCAAAATTCTGTTGGTGCTGTTCGTGACTATCACGTAGTTCTAGCAGCACATCATTTAGTATGGCATCCCTAGCCAATACAGAATTGACATTACTAGTCAAGTCGTTAACATTATCGCTGAGACTATCCAGTTTTGTTGTCAGTTGGGCGATCGCCTGAGTATTTAACTGTTGTTGAGATGCTACTGTGCTTAGAATTGCCTCAATCCGGTCTAGTCGGTTACTTGGTGTATCAGTCATGGCAATTTTAATAAGGAGCGAATTAAAATAATAAAAATTGCAGATACCTTACAGTATAGGCTTTCTAGCTTCTGCATAGGTATCAATTTGGAATTGACACTCTCACCGCTAATTGCTAAAGCAATGTAGCGGGAGATTCTTGTTTCTCAGAAACACGCTTTTTGGCACAAGTACCAACGAGTCTTACTGTTTCTCCACAAGCTTGAAATTCTGTGTGTCCCACAGTATTTGTTGACAGTATTCTTATCCCTTCTGCTCTCAAGTTCCGTGAAGCATTTTCATCTCTGTCATGGGTTGTTTGGCAACTTGGACAAATCCACTCGCGGATACTTAAGTTCAGCAAATCATTCTTATATCCGCAACAGAAACAAAGCTTTGTACTGGGAAAGAATCTGTCAACTTGGATAAATTTACCCCTCTCTCTCTCTAGTTTGTAGCTAACGAAATTAAGCAGTATACCAAAACCAGCATCATGTATTGACTTGGCTAATTTGGTACGTGCCAATCCTTTAAGACAAAGGTTCTCAGCTACTATGACTTGGTTATCATCACATAACTTTCGTGAGAGTTTATGGAGAAAATTTTGTCTTGTGTTTGATATTTTTTCGTGAACTTTAGCAACTACTTTAACTGCTTTACGCCTATTATTAGACCCCTTAACTTTACGAGACAAAGCTTTCTGTCTAATTCGCAGTCGTTTAGCATATTTTCTAGTAGGCTTGATTGGGTCAACCTTGTAACAAGTTTCACCGTCAAACACAGTTATTAAACTGGTTAACCCAAGGTCAATTCCTGATATTTTTCCTTCCTTGGTGTTTGTTAAATCTCCGGTTTCAAATAATATTGCGGCAAAATATTTATCTGTACTTATTTTAGAAACAGTTACAGATTTAATCTTGCCATTGATGCTTTTTGAAAGACTAGCTTTAACAATGCCAAGCTTGGGTAGTTTTAAGCCACCCTCTTTAATTGAACAACTTTCAGGGAATCGGATTGACTGTTTAGAATGCTTATTCTTGAATTTTGGAAATCCTGCGCGTTTTCCAAAAAAGTTTTTAAACGCTGATTCCAGATTCTTGAGTGATTGTTGTAGAACAGCAGCAGTTGGTTCTTGTAGCCATTCATAATCAGTTAGTTTCTTTAATTGGGTAAGGTCTTTCGCCATCTTAAGGTAAGTCATACCCTTACCTGTTTCTTCGTATTGAGTATTAGTTTTATTGAGGTAAAAATTCCAAACAAAGCGGGAACATCCAAAGCTTTTAGCTAAGGATGTTTCCTGGTCTTTGTTTGGATAAATTCTGACCTTCAGTACGTCTAACATCAATACATTGTTGAGAAACTATTATGATAGTAAACTATTTACCGCTATGTCTTGTCAATATATGTATCATCACGGTTTCAGGTCTATGTACAAGCTTAACGCTCACATCGTTTTGGTTGTAAAGTACCGCAGAAAAGCTATCAATGCAGAAATACTAACCAGGTTGAAAGAAATAATCACGGATACCCTTAAAAAATGGGATTGTGAATTGCTGGAGTTCAACGGCGAAGCAGACCATGTACATCTATTAATTGACTACAAACCAGACAAGCCACTCTCAACACTGATTGGAAATATCAAAACGGTGAGTAGTAGATTAATTCGCAAAGAATACCCCTGGTTGGCTAAAAAATACTTCTACAACAAGCCTTACTTTTGGACTGGTGCGTATTTTGTGGCTAGTTGTGGTGGTGTCACGGTTGAGCAATTAAAGAATTACGTTGAGAGCCAAGAACAACCAAAACAATGATTCGCTGCGCTCAATTTTTATGTTGGTCGCAATTCATCATCCCGTTAAGTCTTGCGACTGTAACGGGAGTCCTCTTGCTCCATTAAGATAGAGCAATAATTATCGTCAATTCACCAGCTTCAATTCTTCACGCTTTGTGCTGGAGCCAACCATCTTAAGCAACTGCTGATTAAGATAACTTTGCGCCGAAACGTAGAGGTTATCCCAAATGACGGGATTACGACAGATTTTGCTGCCAACTGTATTGCCTGCCAACTTTTCTGACACCAAATACTTGCGGTAATAGTTATTCCACAAATGCTGTAAAAAATCTTCAGCAAAGTCATCAAAAGGTATTATCCAGTTGTACTGTTCATCCAAAAACACCCGATAGGCAGC
It contains:
- a CDS encoding HNH endonuclease, producing the protein MSQDLYPNNWKEIATALKAASNWRCAKCGRVCLRPGEKPDNLTFSERKAHTLQVHHWNRDPSDNRLENLVCLCSGCHLSYHCFSRGNVSPGQLSLFAEQKVS
- the tnpA gene encoding IS200/IS605 family transposase, yielding MSCQYMYHHGFRSMYKLNAHIVLVVKYRRKAINAEILTRLKEIITDTLKKWDCELLEFNGEADHVHLLIDYKPDKPLSTLIGNIKTVSSRLIRKEYPWLAKKYFYNKPYFWTGAYFVASCGGVTVEQLKNYVESQEQPKQ
- a CDS encoding Uma2 family endonuclease, coding for MTTAVRKFTLNEYLSYDDGTDTKYELVDGELVEMPPESDRNNLISLYLLSQFLKFIPIQLIRHKDTELVVIGNRTRVRLPDLMILTQELFEAIAGRRATITPDMPSPAMVVEVVSPGKVNEDRDYRYKRSEYAARGIPEYWIVDAEKARITLLTLVDGLYEESVFQGTDMIRSATFPMLDLTASQILTAGLVL
- a CDS encoding restriction endonuclease; its protein translation is MPIPDYQAIMLPLLKFTTDQKEHSLQETIDALADNFQLTEDERKELLPSGRQPTFNNRVGWARTYLKKAGLVESTKRGYFRITDKGIDTIKTNPVEINAKFLRQFPEFLEFQNYTQQSEESASNGSGNEINTTRTPEEDVELAIQKLTKELASDLLQIIKNSSPAFFEKLVVDLLVKMGYGGTRKDAGKTVGRSGDGGIDGIINEDRLGLDVIYIQAKRWENSVGRPEIQKFAGALQGFRAKKGMFITTSTFTNEAKDYVSRIDSKIVLIDGEMLTQLMIENNVGVTPFTVYEAKKVDSDYFTDS
- a CDS encoding PEP-CTERM sorting domain-containing protein (PEP-CTERM proteins occur, often in large numbers, in the proteomes of bacteria that also encode an exosortase, a predicted intramembrane cysteine proteinase. The presence of a PEP-CTERM domain at a protein's C-terminus predicts cleavage within the sorting domain, followed by covalent anchoring to some some component of the (usually Gram-negative) cell surface. Many PEP-CTERM proteins exhibit an unusual sequence composition that includes large numbers of potential glycosylation sites. Expression of one such protein has been shown restore the ability of a bacterium to form floc, a type of biofilm.), translated to MKNLKNINNCLAATLGIAIFSWIGCQTQSALAIDVRTSGNVIKNLSNQQACDVNIGFRIPGLFEKILGGNINIKGLDPIAIVNEGLSSFDQDIFFIKNGKFLCFDPSEPIFVDILVNSKKKNAIKWLTEKVFLTGAGGKNNPLQSELGLAGFVVENKVSNTRSLNRDILDDITTYTFSNDGNVNLFIDKITLGLSPNLIEPELFSQSILSEINVFNNNDLGWSLQPGETVTIDLPFDIPGASYLIANIEGIGNPGDNEFPVNFLQQHEEPIPEPSSLLGLLALGTIGTASTLNRKFKRSKSTSRKLEKSPNLLL
- a CDS encoding RNA-guided endonuclease InsQ/TnpB family protein produces the protein MLDVLKVRIYPNKDQETSLAKSFGCSRFVWNFYLNKTNTQYEETGKGMTYLKMAKDLTQLKKLTDYEWLQEPTAAVLQQSLKNLESAFKNFFGKRAGFPKFKNKHSKQSIRFPESCSIKEGGLKLPKLGIVKASLSKSINGKIKSVTVSKISTDKYFAAILFETGDLTNTKEGKISGIDLGLTSLITVFDGETCYKVDPIKPTRKYAKRLRIRQKALSRKVKGSNNRRKAVKVVAKVHEKISNTRQNFLHKLSRKLCDDNQVIVAENLCLKGLARTKLAKSIHDAGFGILLNFVSYKLERERGKFIQVDRFFPSTKLCFCCGYKNDLLNLSIREWICPSCQTTHDRDENASRNLRAEGIRILSTNTVGHTEFQACGETVRLVGTCAKKRVSEKQESPATLL
- a CDS encoding WD40 repeat domain-containing protein, translated to MTLNRILWNYLIAPTVITIAVCGCTTQTPNTQDLIAQSPKDSQLVRTLSARSDSGYSVAYSPSSVGTILASAGAKSIKLWNPNTGKLLRTLSGQAFTVGFSPDGQILASGSQDGSLNLWDVQTGKLIRTLQHSEPVLGVVFSPDGQTLVSNLDLGSIIRLWNWRTGEIIRIKDDPDAYQKGFENFKTQPATFSLDGQTLFATSGSGSLLQSWNLKTSKRTGSFEAKSSINAVAISPDGNTLATGIRDNAIKLWNINDGKLIHTLTGHKGQVRTVAFSPDRTLLASGSSDGTVKLWNATTGKEINTFTAHKEQVWSVAFNPDGKTLASTGQDGSVKIWGVSPQ